The DNA segment CATTGATGATTTCGGTGCCGGTTACTCGCAGCTCGATCGGGTGCTGGCGTTGCAGCCGGACATTCTCAAACTCGACATGCGCCTGTTCCAGGCGGCGGCGCTGGGCGGGCCGAGCAGCGAGGTGGTCAAGGCCCTGGCGCAAATGGCTGAGAAAACCGGCTGCTGGATCATTGCCGAAGGCGTGGAGACCGAAGCGCAGCTGAATTTCGCCCTGGAATGCGGATCACGTTACGTTCAGGGTTTCCTGTTCGCCCGGGCGCAGGAAGCCTTCTATCCGACCGATGCCTTCGTGCAGCGCTTCGCCGAACTGCGTCAGCGGTACGTGCGGCAGAAGCTGGCCGAACGCGGGCGCTTGATGCAGATGCGCCAGCAGCTCGGCGAACTGATGTCGATCCTGCAAGCCTGGGCTCAGGCCCACGCACCGCTCAGTGCGCTGCCACAATTGGAGGCCTTTCCGTGGTTGCTGCGGTTCTATCAATGCGACCGGCATGGCACCCAACTCACGCCCAACCTTGAATGGCGGCATAACCGTTGGGTCGCCGACAACCGCTACCTGGGGCACAACTGGTCATGGCGTCCGTACTTCTATCATCTGCTCGCCGAAGGCTGGGAGGAGCGGCGCCTGACCCTGTCCAGCACCTACCGCGATGCCACCAGCAACCAGTATTGCCTGACCGCCGGGCAGTTCTTCGATAACGGCGAACGCCTGCTGCTGATCGACATTGATGCAGCCGGCTTGTAGTTCCGCTTGCAGGGGCGTGGCCGAACCGGGAAGCTAGGGCATTGATCATTCCAGTCACCGACGGAGAGAACCAGCCTTGGATTGGCAGACCCTGCTTAACCGCGAACGCCTTGGAAAACCGCTGCACAGCCCGCAAGAGCTGGGCCGCAGCCCGTTCCACAAAGACCACGACCGCATCATTTTCTCCGGCGCTTTCCGCCGCCTGGGACGCAAGACCCAGGTGCACCCGGTATCGAGTAACGACCACATCCACACCCGTCTAACCCACTCGCTGGAAGTCAGCTGCGTCGGCCGTTCGCTGGGCATGCGCGTCGGTGAAACCTTGCGCAGCGCCCTGCCCGACTGGTGCGACCCAAGCGACCTGGGCATGGTCGTGCAATCGGCCT comes from the Pseudomonas sp. RSB 5.4 genome and includes:
- a CDS encoding EAL domain-containing protein; the protein is MIDGQPLACFQPFIDTATGRIAGVEALGRLRQPDGQLASVGPLFADPRTPAMALRRLDRQIRDHALSRLHEAPAEWFLSLNMSPRWISRLRADQPLPSLKQMLRHGVDPQRIVFEITELGGNSQRLTDVVGRYREAGARIAIDDFGAGYSQLDRVLALQPDILKLDMRLFQAAALGGPSSEVVKALAQMAEKTGCWIIAEGVETEAQLNFALECGSRYVQGFLFARAQEAFYPTDAFVQRFAELRQRYVRQKLAERGRLMQMRQQLGELMSILQAWAQAHAPLSALPQLEAFPWLLRFYQCDRHGTQLTPNLEWRHNRWVADNRYLGHNWSWRPYFYHLLAEGWEERRLTLSSTYRDATSNQYCLTAGQFFDNGERLLLIDIDAAGL